Proteins encoded together in one Impatiens glandulifera chromosome 1, dImpGla2.1, whole genome shotgun sequence window:
- the LOC124920840 gene encoding glutathione transferase GST 23-like has translation MEEEDKEVKLYGFWASPFVHRIEWALQMKGIKYEYIEEDVINNKSNSLLQYNPVYKKVPVLVHGGNPISESTIILEYIEQLWPHNPRLLSQNPYERAMARFWIHFGEEMWPIFRAVMKANTVDEKENAKRDAIGMMKSLEEGGLGDRTFFDGDSIGLVDISFGWMTYFLEAFEEAVGVKLLEPSVLPRLHAWAQRFKELPIVKENHPNHEKLVDHIRRVRERLLLASTSPNP, from the exons atggaagaagaagataagGAAGTGAAATTATATGGATTCTGGGCTAGCCCTTTCGTCCATAGAATTGAATGGGCTCTTCAAATGAAGGGGATCAAATACGAATACATTGAAGAAGATGTAATAAACAACAAGAGCAACTCCTTGTTGCAGTACAACCCTGTTTACAAGAAAGTCCCAGTCCTAGTTCATGGAGGAAACCCAATTTCTGAGTCCACCATAATCCTCGAATACATTGAACAACTATGGCCTCACAATCCCCGTCTCCTATCTCAAAATCCCTATGAAAGAGCCATGGCTAGGTTTTGGATTCACTTTGGAGAGGAAATG TGGCCCATATTTAGAGCAGTTATGAAAGCAAATACTGTGGATGAGAAAGAGAATGCAAAGAGAGATGCTATTGGAATGATGAAAAGTTTGGAAGAAGGAGGATTGGGAGATAGAACATTCTTTGATGGTGATTCCATTGGATTGGTAGATATATCCTTTGGTTGGATGACTTACTTTCTAGAAGCTTTTGAAGAGGCGGTTGGTGTGAAGCTACTAGAACCTTCTGTTTTGCCTCGACTCCATGCTTGGGCCCAAAGATTCAAGGAGCTACCCATTGTCAAAGAAAATCATCCCAATCATGAAAAATTGGTTGATCATATCAGGCGAGTAAGAGAGAGACTTCTTCTTGCAAGTACTTCTCCAAATCCCtaa